AGCACGTCGTCCGCTGGCACAACCGCAACACCACAGTCTACAGCATCTCAGCTTGGCATGATCACGAACGAGCTTGACAGATTGTCACCCCAATTTGACATACCAGCGGAGTCCATAGAGATACTGCGGTCGCCGACCGACTTCTACGAGACGCTAAAGGTAGCTGACCTTTTCCGATCCACGAGCCAGAGCTGACCATAGCATAGTAGGCAAAAATCAGAAATGCCAAACGTCGTATATACCTGTCCACGCTATACATAGGCTCCAAAGAGCATGAGCTTGTAAGTCTGACAAGCAATCTCATTTCGACCGTCGACTGATTGATGACCAAGATCGACACCCTCCGAGAGGCACTCAAAGCGAACCCTGACCTGAAGGTATCACTCCTCACAGACTATCTACGAGGCACACGAGAGGCGCCGAAGCCATCATGTGCAAGTTTGCTTGCTTCTTTGATCGATGACTTTGGCCCAGAGCGGGTCGAAGTACGGTTGTACCACACACCGAATCTTACAGGCAGGCGGAAATCGATCATCCCGAAGCGCATCAATGAGGGCTGGGGTCTGCAGCATATGAAGCTATACGGAATCGACGATGAGATAATCATGTCCGGAGCGAACTTATCAAACGACTACTTCACGAATCGCCAAGATCGATACCATATCTTCAAGTCGAAGGCAATAACTGACTGGTTTGGCAATTTGTATGGCTCCGTGGCCAGCTTGAGCTACCGTGTCTTGCCTTCTGACAAGGAAGAGAGTGGTTTCACTGCACTCTGGCCGGAGACAAACATCCAGCCTGCTCCTCTCGATGATCCGAAACGCTTCATCGAGGCCGCTACGAAGACCTTGCAGCAGTACACCGAGCTGCCACCAATGTCTGCGGCCTCTCAGAGCGGCGATACCCAGGTATATCCGCTTGTTCAGCTGACACCGCTACTGAAACCAGACACCTCAACGGAGCTGCCAGCACTGACTGGCATTCTCCGCAAACTCGGCACTCCGGGGTTTGCAGGGTCGAAGTGGACGTTCACTGCAGGCTACTTCAACATGACTCCAGAAGTGCGCCAACTCCTGCTACAATCCAAGCCATCGTCAGCCACTGTAGTAGCAGCGTCGCCATGGGCCAATGGCTTCTATGGTAGCAAAGGCGTCAGTGGCATGCTGCCTGCTGCGTACACTTACCTAGCTCGCCGCTTCCTGGATGCCGTTGCTCGCGAAGGACTGAGCAAGCAAATCTCCGTGAAGGAGTGGCGTAAAGGCACCGTCAACGAGCCTGGAGGTTGGACTTATCATGCGAAGGGGATTTGGCTCACCTTACCAGGTCAAGAACATCCATGTATCAGCTTGATCGGAAGCTCGAACTACACGAAGCGCAGCTACTCCTTAGACCTCGAAGCCAACACGCTGATCGTCACGAAGAACCCTGACCTCCAGCGACGGTTGGGTGAAGAGGAGAAATGGCTGCAAGAGTATGCGACACCCATGACTCGCGACGACTACGCCAAGACAGAGCGCCGAGTGGGTTTGCATGTACGACTAGCGATGTGGATCGTAACATTAGTTGGAGGAGCATTGTGAGAGTATGGTGGAACTTGTATAGTAAGCCGTTTCGCTCTCGTAATTCTCGGTGTCGCCGATTTCAAGGACCCCGACATGGGCAATGTGGTCCCCCTTACTGCATGATCTTGCTGAGAAACAAAACCTAAATCTTGTCCGAACCTCAAGACCCTGCCCTCAGCTTATCGGTGAGGCATGAGAGTTACCATGCTTATTGGTGAGGCATGGAAGTTCCCATCCTCCTCACGACAAGGCCCCTCTCCAACGACCTCTCGTCTCCGCCGCCGTGTTGGTGAGAGGCATCATCTCCTTGGACACGAACATAGACGTCCAGCTCCTTGCTCAACAAGAGCCCCTCACACGAATATACTCCGCGCCCACCGACCATCACCTCTAACAGCCACTCTCCCCCTTCTCACCGAAAAGTCCCCCAAACACACTCGGCTGCCGGCTCGGCCCTGTCATTCTCGGTCCTCCATACGCTCCTCCCGCCACTGGCTCATCGCCTCCCTCCAGATCGTCGACACGCATGTGCAGCTCTTCTACCTTTGTGTTCACTTCGCTGACTGCTTTCTGGGTCTTGGCGGCGTGGTCTGTGAAAGAGGCATCGACGTGTCGACATAAGGCGGCGTTCTCGTTCTTGAGGTCGCGGAGCTCGGCTTGGAGATGCTGGAACTCGGAGCGTTCTTGTAAGCGCGAGGCTTTGAGGGTGGTGACTTGTTTTGCGAGGTCGATTAGGGGGCGGAGGAAGAGGGAGTCGAGGTTGGTGAGGAGGGGTTTGGCTTGGGAGAGGGCGGTTGTGAAGTCGGCTGGGATGGGTTAGTTGCTTGGAGTGTGAGAATCAGGTGCAGATGATGCTTACCTTGTGGATCGAGATCAGGAGGTGGCGGCTGGAGTGCAGCTGGAACTCCGTTACGCTGGGCACGGGCTTGTTTACTAAACAGGCCAGGTTGCGGTCGAGGAGCTCGAGCTGGCGTGCGGTCGGGTGTAAGAGGTTGGTAGGGTGTGTTGATGTCTGTGTTTGTGTTGGCGGAGAGGGGGCCATTTGGTGACCATTGCGGCGGTTCGTTGCCACCGGCAGTGTTGGTGGCAAGAGAGTCGATGCGGCGCTTCTTGCCAGGAGTGGCTTGTGGGGAGTATGCCATGTTGCTCGTGCTCATGGTCTTGGGGACCAACATGAGAGTCTTTGATGTTGGGAACTTCTTAATCGGTTGCTGGGCGACTTTCCCGCGCCCAAGCTTCGCTTCTAGGCCTCATTGGAAGCTCCTCTTCGCGGCTCACAAGCGACGAACCCTTATCTTGAGCAAGAAAATGTTCTACCGAGCTCGGGACTCGGAAGCCAGTTGCCGTAACGTGAGCGATAGGGCTCAACGGCTTCTTGGAACTAGACTCGACTTCATCCTGCCAATTCTCGCTCTCGCGACTGTCATTGTGTTGCTCGTCGGAAAGGTCGATGAGTGGGATGTTGTCCGTCATAGTTGCAGAATATAGTTGATGGTGGTCGAAGGTTGATTGTGGTAGTATGATGGCTGCGACTCGAGTTGCTGAGCTGTGGAAGTGCTTAAGAAGTGATTTACACATCACACGACACCATCACGATGTGCGCGAGACGTGCACTTATTCACTCATACCATGATCAGATCTCGCTGTCGCGATGCGTTGTCGCCTAGGACAGCAGCAGCATCACTTGACGCATTGCCGATTTGCACATGCTTGGACTTACGCTCACTACACCCGGCATATGCCTATGTAGATATTTTGAGTGCTCTATTGTAGCCACAAGATAGCGATGCGACTCAAGAGCATACGCCTCGACACTTTGGGGGCTATGACATATCATGATGTTCGCGGGGCCCATCTCCTCACAGCATTCACGCGCATGCTCTTGGCGTCGTCCGGGCTAAACCGAGAATTGCCGCAGCGGGATGTTCCACGGCCGCACACAAAATCTCTTCTCGAGCGAATACATTTCGACTTCCACACACAACACCAACCACACACTCTTTTGCTGTTCGATACACTCGTTGTACAAGGCTACTCTCTTGGTTCCCCTTCCACGCTCGTTCCAGCACAGCATTCGCATCGCACATACCTTCACCACCAGCCAGGACGTCAGCAAGCATGACTCCGATCACCAAATTCCTGGCTCTCGCAGCTCTTGCTGCGGGCGCTGTCGCTGTGGCGGACTCTGACAGCCCTCCATCGGTAAGTCCCCTCGGCCATTCCCTACAGAAGTATCTGACAGTGATATCAGAGCATTCCCATCACTCTGCCAGATGACTCACTCGTGTACGCCTCAACCCTTTACGCCTCACCACTTGTCGCCCGTCGTGACAAGGTCAGCTGCAGCAGGGGTCACAGCTGGGACGAGAACACCGGAGTCGAACTCAACCACTTCGTCGCCGACTTCGCTGCCACCTATGATGGCGTAAGTCCTTTCCACTGACCTTGTCCGGTGCACACTGACATCCCATGCAGAGCTCCCTCGCTCGTGGCGCCGAGTCTTCCGAGTGGTACACCGCTTCAAACGGCGGCAAGTTCTACCTCTCTGTCGTCAACCGTGCCTGCGACAACGTCAAGATCGAGTCCGCCACCCACACCCTCTCCCTCGCGGTCCATGCCTGTGAGATCGAGGGCAGCGGAAAGTACTCTGGTGGCATGGTGGATTACGGCATGACTGAAGAGACTGCTACCGGCTGCGGTTACTACGTGAGTGTGTGCTCCTCGCCATCTCGGCTCGTATGCTAACATCTGAAAAGGTCATCACCTACACGTCTGTCGACACCACCAGCAGACTCGGCCGCCCAGCCAAGCGCGGCTCCAACTGCCCCACTTGCGCTCCGTTCTGCCTTGAACCCTTCTCCACCTGCAACCCCCCGGAGTGGTCCCGCTGCAGCCAGCACGAGAAGGACTGTATCCTTGGTCAAGCCAGTAGCTTCTCCGGCTGCCTGATGGCTGGAAACTGCGCGCGTGGTGCCGACACCACCAGCAAGCTCGTCAACCCAGCCAAGCGTTCCGACACCTGCGCCACTTGCGCTCCGTTCTGCCTTGAGCCTTACTCCACCTGCAACCCACCCGAGTGGTCTCGCTGCAGCCAGAACGAGAAGAACTGCATCCTTGGCCAAGCCAGCAGCTTCTCCGGCTGCCTTATGGCTGGAAACTGCGCGCGTGGTGCCGACACCACCAGCAAGCTCGTCAACCCAGCCAAGCGTTCCGACACCTGCGCCACTTGCGCTCCGTTCTGCCTTGAGCCTTACTCCACCTGCAACCCACCCGAGTGGTCTCGCTGCAGCCAGAACGAGAAGAACTGCATCCTTGGCCAAGCCAGCAGCTTCTCCGGCTGCCTTATGGCTGGCAACTGCGCGTCATGAGGATACTGTGACCGACTCTGAGGATGGTGAGAACACTGCAGTGACAACTGCTACCGCTGTCTAAGCGGGCTGTCGACGAGACTCGATGCGAGCAGCATGCTGCGGACTACTCATGTATTAGGATTGCTGGGAGTTTATCGCGGTACGGCGTGTTTTGGATAAAGTACCCTGTACGCATAGACACTTCTGAATACATGATGTTCGCCTGAAACTCCATCCTCGCTCTCCTCTCGAACTCGTGGGATCATTTCGATCTGTCGCGTTGATACTCTCAATATGTTGTGAGGAACCTCCGCAGGGAAGGAACATCCGGGTCATCGACCATTGTCGCCGTCGCCATACTCTGTGCACTCAGCTCTCGCAACTGTTGCTCCATATTCGTCCAAGTCATGTGCCGTCGCTTGCGGCCTTCTTGTCCTTGCTCGAGGTCGAATGTAGAGACTGGATGCGAGGCGACAATCTCTATGGCTCTGGCCAGGAAGACTACATTCCCCGTTGTCAACCCAGCCCGATCAATGTCGCCCGTGGACGCTGCCTCGCGGTCGACAGGTGTCGGAACGTGAAGGTGATGTCTGACGACCTCAGCCAGAATCTCAACACTGTCTAGTCGCATGCCTCTCATATCTCTGGCAAAAGGATAGGTGCCAGTCGTCACTTCCCACATACCCTCTGACATTGGCAGAACAAAGCGATCGTTCCACTCCGGCTTGAAGGATGATGTTGACTTCACGGATGATTTCGATGTCAGTCTTCTCGGCTTGCGCTGTTCCAACCTTACATAGAAGCCAACATGTCCTTGGCCTCGCATCGGCAGGGGGATCTGCCAGTGTCGACTGATCTGAAGAGAGCGGACGCGAGAGACTGACTGCGGTCCTAGAGCTGCCAGCCATGTTGAGATTCGGCTATTCCAGAAAGTAGGAGGACCATCGATGTCGATCAGAAAGCTGCTATTGGACGCGATCAAGGGGACAGTCTCGTGTCGGATTGTACGGTTCACCTGACATATTGGCGGCGTGAGCTTGGAGTAGCATGAGATGGTCTCATGTCGATGCTGTAGCTCTGGCAGGTACTCGTAGATCTGTATGCGAAGCTCTGCTGGTATCGACAGCAGACTCATCTTGACGGGGTGGACTGGGTACCAAGACTATGCACTGATGCTGTGGTTGCTTGTCCACGGAGCGGGAAACGCTATGGACAGCGACGTGGCCGTGCGTTAGGTCCTCCGGCTCCAACAGCAGAGGAGTATTATTCTGACCGACGTAGGAGTCGACAGTGGAGATGATGTGCTTCAAGTGTCTAGAGAGCGTGTTGGCAGACCTCGCCGTCGAAGATTATGCCTGAGGTTATTAGGGCTGATGTTGGGGTTATTTGTGATCACGACGGCGTAGATGTGAGCATGGGAGTCGCGGTGGCGAAAAGGTCGTCGACAGGAAAATGGCGTCTTCAAAGATGATACGAGTCCTTTCGAAACAGAGAAAGCCCTTGCCGACCGTGTTGCAAAGGAAGAGAGAGCTGTGTTGGAGTGTGGTGTTGGCTTGAAGATGCTGTTTCACGCACGTGACGAGCGGCCCGCAGAATAAGCTTCGGATCTCCTCCGCTCTTACCCTTGGCGATGCGCGACTGCAAGTTGACCACGCTGCCATACACGTCCCGACAGCAAAGACCCCCGCGGCGACGAGAACATTTGGACACTCGAACGCCAGACCGTCAACACAGACTCGCGTGCTGGGTATATCGCTGAGGGGGCGCGATACCACGCCGCGACTGTCTTTATCGCGACTCTGCGCTCTTTCCTCTGAAACTCCTCAGCTCGCGACTGCCACCGCAGCCATCACCAAGTCCATCCGAAAGCGAGCTCGACCGGCCTCAATCGCAACGCGGGTCG
Above is a window of Fulvia fulva chromosome 6, complete sequence DNA encoding:
- a CDS encoding CDP-diacylglycerol--glycerol-3-phosphate 3-phosphatidyltransferase, encoding MITRRASPCLRLARHIRSPAKTRQYASFQMRRASTSSAGTTATPQSTASQLGMITNELDRLSPQFDIPAESIEILRSPTDFYETLKAKIRNAKRRIYLSTLYIGSKEHELIDTLREALKANPDLKVSLLTDYLRGTREAPKPSCASLLASLIDDFGPERVEVRLYHTPNLTGRRKSIIPKRINEGWGLQHMKLYGIDDEIIMSGANLSNDYFTNRQDRYHIFKSKAITDWFGNLYGSVASLSYRVLPSDKEESGFTALWPETNIQPAPLDDPKRFIEAATKTLQQYTELPPMSAASQSGDTQVYPLVQLTPLLKPDTSTELPALTGILRKLGTPGFAGSKWTFTAGYFNMTPEVRQLLLQSKPSSATVVAASPWANGFYGSKGVSGMLPAAYTYLARRFLDAVAREGLSKQISVKEWRKGTVNEPGGWTYHAKGIWLTLPGQEHPCISLIGSSNYTKRSYSLDLEANTLIVTKNPDLQRRLGEEEKWLQEYATPMTRDDYAKTERRVGLHVRLAMWIVTLVGGAL